A DNA window from Selenomonas sp. oral taxon 126 contains the following coding sequences:
- a CDS encoding nucleotide sugar dehydrogenase, which translates to MLERLERGGEKLAVVGLGYVGLPLAAAFSKHFSVIGYDRDTNKIAAYRAGEDPTGELSMQGLTNPAIDFTSDEARLHEAAFLVVAVPTPINGDKTPDLDPLREATRMIGRNLRRGSIVVYESTVYPGVTEDVCRPLLEEVSGLRAGVDFKVGYSPERINPGDRVNRLENIVKIVSGMDEETLSDVAAVYGSIVQRIYRASSIRVAEAAKVAENAQRDINIAFMNELAMVFHRMDIDTGEVIAAMNTKWNALGFRPGLVGGHCIGVDPYYFIYQAQNLGYHSPLISTGRRINDGMSNYVAQTVVRELVRTKVDLAQARLYLMGMTFKENCPDTRNSRAADVYHTLAEYNLNLWAVDPRADGAVFHHEYGFELTPQDEVHDADCIVFLVAHDEFRSLTWSDLHRLFRADGPHLIIDVKGLFSREETEREGFRYWSL; encoded by the coding sequence ATGTTGGAGCGATTGGAGCGGGGCGGAGAAAAACTCGCCGTTGTGGGGCTTGGATATGTTGGTCTTCCGCTTGCGGCGGCGTTTTCCAAACACTTTTCAGTGATCGGCTATGACCGTGATACAAATAAGATTGCGGCGTATCGTGCGGGTGAGGATCCCACGGGTGAGCTTTCCATGCAGGGACTGACGAATCCTGCGATTGATTTTACATCGGACGAGGCGCGCCTGCATGAGGCGGCGTTTCTCGTTGTCGCTGTGCCGACGCCGATCAATGGGGACAAGACTCCCGATCTCGATCCGCTGCGGGAAGCGACGCGCATGATCGGACGTAATCTGCGGCGTGGCAGCATCGTGGTCTATGAGTCTACGGTCTATCCGGGGGTGACGGAGGATGTTTGCCGCCCCCTGCTCGAGGAGGTTTCGGGGCTGCGCGCAGGCGTGGATTTCAAGGTCGGCTACTCGCCGGAGCGGATCAATCCGGGGGATCGCGTGAACCGTCTGGAAAATATCGTCAAGATTGTCTCGGGTATGGACGAGGAGACGCTAAGCGATGTCGCGGCTGTCTACGGCTCGATCGTCCAGCGCATCTACCGCGCCTCCTCGATCCGCGTGGCAGAGGCGGCGAAGGTGGCGGAGAATGCCCAGCGCGATATTAACATCGCCTTTATGAACGAGCTTGCCATGGTGTTTCATCGTATGGACATCGACACGGGCGAAGTCATTGCGGCGATGAATACGAAGTGGAACGCGCTCGGCTTCCGTCCGGGACTGGTTGGCGGACACTGCATCGGCGTCGATCCGTACTATTTTATCTATCAGGCGCAGAATCTTGGCTATCACTCGCCGCTGATCTCGACGGGGCGGCGGATCAATGACGGCATGAGCAACTACGTGGCGCAGACGGTGGTGCGTGAACTCGTGCGGACAAAGGTGGATCTGGCGCAGGCGCGCCTCTATCTCATGGGTATGACGTTCAAGGAGAACTGCCCCGATACGCGCAACTCGCGCGCGGCAGATGTCTACCATACGCTCGCGGAATACAATCTGAATCTCTGGGCGGTTGACCCGCGTGCAGATGGTGCGGTATTCCACCATGAGTATGGATTTGAACTCACGCCGCAGGACGAGGTGCACGATGCGGACTGCATCGTCTTTCTCGTGGCGCATGATGAGTTCCGCAGTCTGACGTGGAGCGATCTGCACAGACTGTTCCGTGCAGACGGACCGCATCTCATCATTGATGTGAAGGGACTTTTCTCGCGTGAGGAAACCGAGCGCGAGGGGTTCCGATACTGGAGTCTTTGA
- a CDS encoding glycosyltransferase produces the protein MGLDERQKLKELAGQASATQDILWEEKQDRRLLSHVPDATGHRSNHSRRGASDAMNTEDYVRYEQDAKNGQRYLVDYPVEIRLPGGGSLTGRAVDISTTGILVRMDATPGRVAPTFEGDVKLTFEITPGSMPEGYEMEVKKLPATVARRFETDAGILYGMEFKKSLAEYAAAQRRDYMLWIASFFLAVIAFIIVLMRAESVIYFKFNRWLYLYSIIAATFLLTRYLFASFYRPVRIDPDFTPGVSIIIPCFDEEEWIQRTIHSCINQDYPVDKLEVIVVDDHSNDRSAERVQEMIDQLKAADTSDNAYRVAERIRFLQQPFNMGKRDAMARGAREAKHELLVFVDSDSFLDPFAVRNIVQPFKDKEMGGVSGRTDVANTYTNALTKMQAVRYSVAFRIMKAAEGYFDAATCLSGPLSCYRKDLVLKYLDDWLNQTFLGQKATFGDDRSMTNFILRHNRTTYQDTAVCMTIVPRSYNVFLRQQMRWKRSWLRESLIASRFMWKKEPFTSLGFYMGVLVPIAAPIIVLYNFIYVPIMHRVFPTSFIIGMMMMALLMSMAQLFIRRSTTWIYALWFCIYYEAVLLWQMPVAWVTFWKTTWGTRLTQADLDELKKKQEKEQAKKMQVGGAG, from the coding sequence ATGGGGCTTGACGAGCGGCAGAAACTGAAAGAGCTGGCGGGTCAGGCATCGGCGACGCAGGATATCCTGTGGGAGGAAAAGCAGGATCGCCGTCTCCTCTCCCATGTGCCGGATGCGACAGGACATCGTAGCAATCACAGTCGGCGCGGTGCATCGGATGCCATGAACACCGAGGACTATGTACGCTATGAGCAGGACGCGAAGAATGGGCAGCGCTATCTGGTCGACTATCCGGTCGAGATCCGTCTGCCGGGCGGCGGCAGTCTCACGGGGCGCGCTGTCGATATATCTACGACGGGCATTCTCGTGCGGATGGATGCCACTCCAGGGCGCGTAGCGCCGACCTTTGAGGGTGATGTGAAGCTGACCTTCGAGATCACGCCGGGGTCCATGCCTGAGGGCTATGAGATGGAGGTGAAGAAGCTCCCTGCAACGGTGGCGCGCCGCTTCGAGACGGATGCCGGCATCCTCTACGGCATGGAGTTCAAAAAGAGTCTTGCAGAGTATGCCGCCGCACAGCGGCGCGATTATATGCTGTGGATCGCATCGTTTTTTCTGGCGGTCATTGCATTCATCATCGTGCTCATGCGCGCGGAGTCCGTCATCTACTTCAAGTTCAACCGCTGGCTTTATCTCTACAGCATCATCGCGGCGACCTTCCTCCTGACACGCTATCTCTTTGCGTCCTTCTATCGTCCCGTGCGCATTGATCCGGATTTTACGCCCGGCGTATCCATCATCATCCCCTGTTTCGATGAGGAGGAGTGGATTCAGCGGACGATTCATAGCTGCATCAATCAGGACTATCCCGTGGACAAGCTGGAGGTCATCGTCGTGGATGACCACTCAAATGACCGCTCCGCAGAGCGTGTGCAGGAGATGATCGACCAGCTCAAGGCGGCGGATACGAGCGACAACGCCTATCGTGTTGCCGAGCGCATCCGTTTCCTGCAGCAGCCGTTCAACATGGGCAAGCGCGACGCCATGGCGCGCGGGGCGCGCGAGGCAAAGCACGAGCTGCTGGTATTCGTGGACTCGGACAGCTTCCTCGATCCCTTTGCCGTGCGCAACATTGTGCAGCCGTTCAAGGACAAGGAGATGGGCGGTGTCTCCGGCCGCACGGACGTGGCGAATACCTATACGAATGCCCTGACGAAGATGCAGGCGGTGCGTTATTCGGTTGCCTTCCGCATCATGAAGGCAGCGGAGGGCTATTTCGATGCGGCGACCTGCCTCTCGGGACCTCTTTCCTGCTACCGCAAGGATCTCGTGCTGAAATATCTGGATGACTGGCTGAATCAGACCTTCCTCGGACAGAAGGCGACGTTCGGGGACGATCGCAGCATGACGAATTTTATCCTGCGTCACAATCGGACGACGTATCAGGATACCGCCGTCTGTATGACGATTGTGCCGCGTTCGTACAACGTGTTCCTGCGTCAGCAGATGCGCTGGAAACGCTCGTGGCTGCGCGAGTCGCTGATTGCCTCGCGCTTCATGTGGAAGAAGGAGCCGTTCACGTCGCTCGGCTTCTACATGGGTGTCCTCGTTCCGATTGCGGCACCCATCATCGTGCTTTACAATTTCATCTATGTGCCGATCATGCACAGGGTTTTCCCCACGAGCTTCATCATCGGCATGATGATGATGGCTCTGCTCATGAGCATGGCGCAACTCTTCATTCGCCGCAGCACGACGTGGATCTACGCGCTGTGGTTCTGCATCTACTATGAGGCGGTGCTGCTCTGGCAGATGCCGGTCGCATGGGTCACGTTCTGGAAGACGACGTGGGGCACACGCCTCACACAGGCGGATTTGGATGAATTGAAAAAGAAGCAGGAGAAGGAACAGGCGAAGAAGATGCAGGTGGGAGGGGCAGGATGA
- a CDS encoding Fur family transcriptional regulator: MREQMMLTLNEVTDILRQNKKKVTPQRLAVYAALAATDEHPTAEALYKELRPNYPTMSLATVYKSLDAFCEIGIVRELNVGEEAFRYDADISAHPHVRCIACDKVSDVPIASLPSLEKNVASVTGYRIVSQQMYFFGYCPACQQEKAE, from the coding sequence ATGCGAGAACAGATGATGCTGACATTGAATGAGGTCACGGATATTCTGCGGCAGAACAAGAAAAAGGTGACGCCGCAGCGGCTTGCCGTCTATGCGGCTCTTGCTGCAACGGATGAGCATCCGACGGCAGAGGCACTCTACAAGGAGCTGCGTCCGAACTATCCGACGATGAGCCTTGCCACGGTCTATAAGTCCCTCGATGCGTTCTGTGAGATCGGCATCGTGCGCGAGCTGAATGTGGGCGAGGAGGCGTTTCGCTACGACGCCGATATCTCTGCACATCCGCATGTGCGCTGCATTGCATGTGACAAGGTCTCGGATGTGCCCATTGCCTCGCTCCCGTCTCTCGAAAAGAATGTTGCATCCGTTACGGGCTATCGCATTGTTTCGCAGCAGATGTATTTTTTCGGCTACTGTCCGGCATGTCAGCAGGAAAAGGCCGAATAG
- a CDS encoding glycosyl hydrolase family 18 protein: protein MRSGMICLLFLMCVLIGGCVEAEPLRSGHHPPVHLTSWHTYWDMEAGSQDHAALRKKLDAISYFAVCYDEHDALYVPDSVRAMAAEYKGKKVETYLSFVNDIVGKRRSEKDRELLWRLLRDDAAIDHTVAEIVALAKEFDVYGVELDYENFAKDEKLLQRYLVFTYRLSMACVQNNLKLRIVLEPSVPFDAGFAKGPEYVVMLYNLHGKHSGPGAKADRAFIEKTLAKMEALPEKRAVALATGGCLWQDYGLFGLKTGERSFITEREAVALAEQHHAVPERDEESAALHFTFEADGHETEVWYADSETLNAWITFAANHGIASVSIWRLGGNVDIGQLRSQ, encoded by the coding sequence ATGCGTTCGGGCATGATCTGCCTGCTGTTCCTCATGTGCGTGCTGATCGGGGGCTGTGTGGAGGCAGAGCCTCTGAGGAGCGGACATCATCCGCCCGTACATCTGACCTCATGGCATACCTACTGGGATATGGAGGCGGGCAGTCAGGATCATGCGGCGCTTCGAAAAAAGCTGGATGCCATCTCCTACTTCGCCGTTTGCTACGATGAGCACGATGCACTCTATGTGCCGGACTCAGTTCGCGCGATGGCGGCGGAGTACAAGGGGAAAAAGGTCGAGACCTATCTGAGCTTCGTGAATGACATCGTGGGCAAGCGCCGCTCGGAAAAGGATCGAGAGCTGCTGTGGCGGCTGCTGCGTGACGATGCAGCGATCGATCATACCGTCGCGGAGATTGTGGCGCTTGCAAAGGAATTCGATGTCTACGGTGTGGAGCTGGACTATGAGAACTTCGCAAAGGACGAGAAGCTCCTGCAGCGCTATCTTGTCTTTACCTACCGCCTGTCGATGGCGTGTGTGCAGAACAATCTGAAGCTGCGCATCGTGCTCGAGCCGTCCGTACCGTTTGATGCGGGGTTTGCGAAAGGCCCTGAATACGTCGTCATGTTATACAATCTCCACGGCAAGCATAGCGGCCCCGGGGCGAAGGCGGATCGCGCCTTCATCGAGAAGACGCTGGCAAAGATGGAGGCTCTGCCCGAAAAGCGCGCTGTCGCCCTTGCGACCGGCGGCTGTCTGTGGCAGGACTACGGCCTGTTCGGACTCAAGACAGGCGAGCGGAGCTTTATCACGGAACGTGAGGCGGTCGCACTCGCTGAGCAGCACCATGCAGTACCGGAGCGGGACGAGGAGAGTGCGGCACTTCATTTTACCTTTGAAGCGGATGGACATGAGACCGAGGTCTGGTACGCAGACAGTGAGACGCTGAATGCGTGGATCACCTTTGCCGCCAATCACGGCATTGCGTCCGTGAGCATATGGCGTCTGGGAGGAAATGTGGACATTGGTCAGCTGCGCAGTCAATAA
- a CDS encoding translation initiation factor IF-2 — MFVGALPGTAFAQTTQSWVYDALNHLEEEGYVDLGGRDPAQLPRDELVKIVAQGLHEIDHVQQGTLADEYGRITSLAIRDEVHLKLYREQERYALKAFEQAQSDARSAEEMLVRQSMRGVNRLEIMRPLQERASGARRNLQYTARDHALAQMRRQKAEIAYAKVQERQQAIFMSLTAMDDSDHTMGGVVGNGNGNAGSSGGGNASAGIMAEPLVSASVIDTAARLRSEFIEELTDGGYTDNERAEQQLYSSVRLPEVPEKRLKIDGQVRVDASRTAGIENGQSRARARARVYGDYNIDGNWHAIGMLEYEKTLTGGGGDKDGKLKLDRYYLTGRSGIFDVTAGVFGTTMAEGNIYDSKFRGIRLSTGVPITYTAEYGKIEKAKTVAGLTASYDAKTYKVEAGMYRFDKIGNATRNIYMLNYRKPIGIFDFGAMLLHGQDHAAGNGTGYVFTLEQSGAGAWRPGSSSYWLKYYHQPSATYVSHTMNGPADYMSFDASGRGPLRGGFRGWGAGWSYTVKKDLTFALEYYDLNDLTTGRRSRTIWGALTGYFKNYEE; from the coding sequence ATGTTCGTTGGAGCGTTGCCGGGCACAGCTTTTGCGCAGACAACGCAGTCGTGGGTATACGATGCACTGAACCACCTCGAAGAGGAGGGGTACGTCGATCTTGGCGGGCGTGATCCTGCACAGCTCCCGCGCGATGAGCTGGTAAAAATCGTTGCACAGGGACTGCATGAGATCGACCACGTTCAGCAGGGAACGCTTGCAGATGAGTATGGGCGCATCACGAGTCTCGCGATTCGCGACGAGGTGCATCTGAAACTCTATCGGGAGCAGGAGCGGTATGCGCTCAAGGCATTTGAGCAGGCGCAGTCGGACGCCAGGAGTGCCGAGGAGATGTTGGTTCGGCAGTCCATGCGTGGGGTGAATCGTCTGGAGATCATGCGCCCCTTGCAGGAGCGTGCAAGCGGCGCGCGTCGGAATTTGCAGTATACGGCGCGCGATCATGCGCTGGCACAGATGCGGCGGCAGAAAGCAGAGATTGCCTATGCCAAGGTACAGGAACGTCAGCAGGCTATATTTATGAGTCTGACCGCGATGGACGACAGTGATCATACGATGGGCGGTGTGGTCGGCAATGGAAACGGCAATGCGGGTAGTTCCGGCGGTGGAAATGCGTCCGCCGGCATCATGGCAGAGCCCCTTGTGAGCGCGTCTGTGATTGATACGGCGGCACGGTTGCGCTCGGAGTTCATTGAGGAGCTGACGGATGGCGGCTATACGGATAACGAGCGTGCGGAACAGCAGCTCTATTCGTCGGTTCGTCTGCCGGAAGTCCCCGAGAAACGGCTGAAGATTGACGGACAGGTGCGCGTCGATGCTTCCCGCACTGCAGGCATCGAGAACGGGCAGAGCCGTGCCCGTGCGCGCGCACGTGTCTATGGGGACTACAATATAGACGGGAATTGGCACGCCATCGGGATGCTCGAATACGAGAAGACGCTGACCGGCGGCGGTGGGGACAAAGACGGGAAGCTGAAGCTGGATCGCTATTATCTCACGGGACGCTCGGGCATTTTCGATGTGACTGCAGGTGTATTCGGCACAACGATGGCGGAGGGGAATATCTACGACAGCAAGTTCCGTGGCATCCGTCTCTCCACGGGCGTGCCAATCACCTATACGGCGGAGTATGGCAAGATCGAGAAGGCAAAGACCGTTGCGGGACTCACGGCCTCGTACGACGCCAAGACCTACAAAGTGGAGGCGGGGATGTACCGCTTCGACAAGATCGGCAATGCGACGCGCAATATCTATATGCTGAACTACCGTAAGCCCATCGGCATCTTTGACTTCGGTGCGATGCTCCTGCACGGACAGGATCATGCCGCAGGCAACGGAACGGGATATGTATTTACGCTGGAGCAGAGTGGGGCGGGCGCGTGGCGTCCCGGTTCCTCCTCCTACTGGCTGAAGTATTATCACCAGCCAAGCGCGACCTATGTGAGCCATACGATGAACGGCCCTGCGGACTATATGAGCTTTGATGCGTCCGGCAGAGGGCCGTTGCGCGGCGGCTTCCGTGGCTGGGGGGCAGGCTGGTCGTATACGGTGAAGAAGGATTTGACCTTTGCGCTTGAGTATTACGATCTGAACGATCTGACAACAGGACGGAGAAGCCGAACGATATGGGGTGCTCTTACGGGATATTTCAAGAATTATGAAGAATGA
- a CDS encoding polysaccharide deacetylase family protein, whose translation MNYRKLGFFVFLGLLVVCGILVLLRDYVIEKADPQAELTDLSAAYTASEEISAAQQRLADGVAPAEVVTRLQDGTKHLAIVIDGLPERALTERMLDVLEKHNAPAVFFVEGQNAAEQPETIQRIYNTGYEIGNYTFVGISSAEKLPTERLISELCRTQKVVATLSPKAPTLFRAPRTVFTDPLLMAVKAAGLDYAVKENVRHEAGTFRDAADAAAFAATIPPGSILAIGISRPVDPPSKEAGKTDDRPAVDKKPNIEDPPAVRNTPPPSDPADELDWLLTALEGAGMRVVDIHDFRKIRYIPAIPEAEPVR comes from the coding sequence ATGAATTACCGTAAGCTGGGATTCTTCGTGTTCCTTGGGCTTCTTGTCGTCTGCGGCATCCTAGTCCTCTTGCGGGACTATGTGATCGAGAAGGCAGATCCGCAGGCGGAGCTGACCGATCTCAGCGCCGCCTATACTGCCTCTGAGGAGATCTCCGCTGCACAGCAGCGCCTCGCGGACGGCGTTGCGCCGGCGGAGGTCGTGACGCGTCTGCAGGACGGCACGAAGCATCTGGCGATCGTGATCGACGGTCTGCCGGAGCGTGCACTGACGGAGCGTATGCTGGACGTGCTTGAGAAGCACAACGCGCCGGCGGTATTCTTCGTCGAGGGGCAGAATGCGGCGGAGCAGCCCGAGACCATCCAACGCATTTACAATACGGGCTATGAAATCGGCAACTATACCTTCGTCGGCATCAGCAGCGCTGAGAAACTCCCCACGGAGCGCCTCATCAGCGAGCTCTGCCGCACGCAGAAGGTTGTTGCAACGCTCTCTCCGAAGGCACCGACGCTCTTTCGTGCGCCGCGCACCGTGTTTACAGATCCGCTCCTCATGGCGGTGAAGGCGGCAGGGCTGGACTATGCCGTCAAGGAGAACGTGCGGCATGAGGCGGGGACGTTTCGGGATGCGGCGGATGCTGCTGCATTTGCCGCGACGATACCGCCGGGGAGCATCCTTGCCATCGGCATATCGAGACCGGTCGATCCTCCATCCAAAGAGGCGGGCAAGACGGATGATCGTCCTGCGGTGGATAAGAAACCGAATATCGAGGATCCACCGGCAGTTCGCAATACCCCGCCGCCGTCCGATCCCGCCGATGAGCTGGACTGGCTGCTCACGGCGCTTGAGGGCGCCGGCATGAGGGTCGTAGACATTCACGATTTCCGAAAGATCCGTTATATACCGGCGATTCCCGAGGCGGAACCCGTCAGATAG
- a CDS encoding Tex family protein → MRISDIPAAIAGELSIRPQQVESVITLLDDGNTIPFIARYRKEATGSLEDEMLRQVEARLTYLRNLVKRQEEICARIEEQGKLTDELRASIEAAEKLQTLEDLYRPYKQKKRTRASVARERGLEGLANTMLLQRESKGSPEDIAASYVDTEKDVPTAADALAGARDILAETIMDEAELRRLMREKFWKSAVLETTLDADAEEAQVFQMYDGYTEPVRTLPSHRILAVNRGEKKGCLSVRIAVDHEAHVDWIYKRIYARPSIFEGELRAAIEDGYKRLLVPALERELRAQLTEMAEEKAIAVFGHNLRQLLLQPPLAGHTVLGLDPGYRTGCKMALVDATGNVLASGVIQVTKSEGERKSAATTLLKLIKAHGVTLISIGNGTASYETEQFVAALIRDNDLKDVHYLITNEAGASVYSASQLAKDELPDYDVTIRGAVSIARRVQDPLAELVKIDPQAIGVGQYQHDVSQKQLRETLDATVEDAVNHVGVDLNTASPALLNRIAGINAAIAKNIVAYRNEHGRFASRKALHKVARLGDAAFTQCAGFLRIYDGETPLDSTAIHPESYELARSILAELGAGEDDLRDRAKLPALALKIAQMSAAPLAKKLGAGVPTVTDILKAIARPGRDPREDLPAPLTRQNIVKLSDLAVGTVLKGTVRNITDFGAFIDIGLKQAGLLHISEMSHRRVRHPLDVLSVGDSLDVMIISIDEARGRIGLSLKRMEKEKAHA, encoded by the coding sequence ATGCGTATTTCCGATATTCCCGCCGCGATTGCGGGCGAGCTCTCCATTCGTCCGCAGCAGGTCGAATCCGTCATCACCCTCCTCGACGACGGCAATACGATTCCATTTATTGCACGCTACCGCAAGGAGGCGACCGGTTCCCTCGAGGACGAGATGCTGCGTCAGGTGGAGGCACGCCTCACCTATCTGCGCAATCTAGTCAAGCGGCAGGAGGAAATATGCGCACGCATTGAGGAGCAGGGCAAGCTGACGGACGAGTTGCGCGCATCCATCGAAGCCGCCGAGAAGCTTCAGACCCTCGAGGATCTCTATCGCCCCTACAAGCAGAAGAAGCGTACGCGCGCCTCCGTCGCACGCGAGCGCGGCCTCGAAGGGCTTGCAAACACTATGTTGCTGCAACGAGAGAGCAAAGGCTCACCCGAAGACATCGCAGCTTCCTACGTGGATACAGAGAAGGATGTACCGACCGCCGCCGATGCACTCGCGGGCGCACGCGACATCCTTGCCGAGACGATCATGGACGAGGCGGAGCTGCGCCGCCTGATGCGCGAGAAATTCTGGAAATCCGCCGTCCTTGAGACGACACTGGATGCAGATGCCGAGGAGGCGCAGGTCTTTCAGATGTACGACGGCTACACGGAGCCCGTCCGCACCCTACCCTCCCACCGCATCCTCGCCGTCAATCGCGGCGAGAAAAAGGGCTGTCTCTCCGTGCGCATCGCTGTCGATCACGAGGCGCATGTCGATTGGATCTACAAGCGCATCTATGCACGCCCCTCGATCTTCGAGGGCGAGTTGCGCGCGGCGATCGAGGACGGCTACAAGCGGCTGCTCGTCCCCGCGCTCGAGCGCGAACTGCGCGCACAGCTGACCGAGATGGCAGAGGAAAAGGCGATTGCCGTATTCGGGCACAATCTCCGTCAACTCCTCCTGCAGCCCCCACTTGCAGGGCATACGGTGCTCGGACTCGACCCCGGCTACCGCACGGGCTGCAAGATGGCGCTTGTCGACGCAACGGGCAACGTCCTCGCAAGCGGTGTAATTCAAGTCACGAAGAGCGAGGGCGAGCGCAAGTCTGCGGCGACGACACTGCTGAAACTCATCAAGGCGCATGGGGTTACGCTCATCTCCATCGGCAACGGCACGGCATCCTACGAGACGGAGCAATTCGTCGCCGCGCTGATCCGCGACAACGACCTCAAAGACGTACACTATCTCATCACGAACGAGGCGGGTGCGTCCGTCTACTCCGCCTCACAGCTCGCCAAGGACGAGCTGCCCGACTACGATGTTACGATTCGCGGCGCCGTCTCCATCGCACGGCGCGTGCAGGACCCGCTCGCCGAACTCGTGAAGATCGACCCGCAGGCAATCGGCGTCGGTCAGTATCAGCACGATGTCAGCCAGAAGCAGCTCAGGGAGACACTCGACGCAACGGTCGAGGACGCCGTAAACCACGTCGGCGTCGATCTCAACACGGCGTCCCCAGCCCTGCTGAACCGCATTGCGGGCATCAATGCCGCGATTGCGAAGAACATTGTTGCCTACCGCAACGAACACGGACGCTTTGCGAGCCGCAAGGCGCTCCACAAGGTCGCGCGCCTCGGTGATGCCGCCTTTACCCAGTGTGCGGGCTTCCTGCGCATCTACGACGGGGAGACGCCGCTCGACAGCACCGCCATCCACCCCGAATCGTACGAGCTTGCGCGCTCCATCCTCGCCGAGCTCGGCGCAGGTGAGGACGATCTGCGTGACCGCGCAAAGCTCCCCGCCCTCGCACTCAAGATCGCGCAGATGAGTGCAGCGCCGCTCGCAAAGAAGCTCGGCGCGGGTGTGCCGACCGTCACGGACATTCTCAAGGCAATCGCGCGCCCCGGGCGTGACCCGCGCGAGGATCTGCCCGCACCGCTCACGCGCCAGAACATCGTGAAGCTCTCCGACCTTGCCGTCGGCACGGTCCTCAAGGGAACAGTCCGCAATATCACGGACTTTGGCGCATTCATCGACATCGGGCTGAAACAGGCGGGACTGCTCCACATCTCCGAGATGAGCCACCGCCGCGTGCGCCATCCGCTCGATGTCCTGTCCGTTGGCGACTCGCTCGATGTCATGATCATCAGCATCGACGAGGCACGCGGGCGCATTGGGCTCTCACTGAAACGCATGGAAAAGGAAAAGGCACACGCATGA